From the genome of Streptomyces katrae:
CGGTGTCGGGGGTGGTGGGGGCGGGGCCGTCGCCGGTGTGGTCGACGAGGACCAGGTCGGGGACGGGGTAGCCGTCCTTGACGGCGGCGTGCAGCGCGTCGAGGTCCGGGTGGGTGTCGGCGCCGGGGGTTGCGGTGCCGCCGAGCACGGCGACGGCCGGGCGGGGGCCGGTGGCGGCCGGTTCGACGGCCAGCTCGCGCCAGGCGAGGGCGTGGACGTCGTCGGTGCGGGTGCGGCGGGCGGCGTTCAGCTCGCCGGCGGGAACGGGGCGGGAGACGAACGTGCCGATGGAGGCGACGGGTGCGCCGGTGACGTCCGCGACCAGCAGGGAGACCGAGTCGGGTCCGGCGGGCGTGATCCGTACGCGCAGCGCGGCCGCGCCCACCGCGTACAGGGCGACGTCGTGGAGGGCGAACGGCAGCCGGACTCCGGGCGCGTCCGGGCCGTCGCCGAGGGAGACCCGGCGGGCCTGGAGCGCCGCGTCGAGGAGGGCGGGGTGCACGCCGAAGGCGGCGGCGCCGGAGGTCTCCCCGTCGGGCAGCGCGACCTCGGCGTAGACCTCGTCGCCGAGCCGCCAGGCGCGGCGCAGGCCCTGGAAGGCCGGGCCGTAGTCGTAGCCGAGGGCGGTGAAGGTGTCGTAGATGCCGCAGACGTCGACGGGTTCGGCGGCGGCGGGCGGCCAGTCGGCCAGGTCCGTGCCGGGGGCCTCGGGGGCCTCGGGGGCCTCGGGGGCGAGGACGCCGCTGGCGTGGCGGGTCCAGCCGGCGGGGCCGTCGTCCTCGGGCCGCGAGTACAGCTCCATGGTGCGCCGGCCCGTGGCGTCGGGGGCGGCGACGGTGACCTGGAGCCGCAGGCCCGTGTCCTCGGGCAGGAGCATCGGCGCTTCGAGGGTGAGTTCCTCGACGCGGCCGCAGCCGACCTGGTGGGCGGCGTGCAGGGCGAGTTCGACGTACGCGGTCCCCGGGAGCAGCGCGGTGCCGGATACCGCGTGGTCGGCGAGCCACGGGTGGGTGTCCCGGGCGACCCGGCCGGTGAACAGCACGTCGTCCCCGCCGGCCCGGGTCACCACGGCGCCGAGCATGGGGTGCGCGCAGGCGCTGAGGCCCGCGGCGGACAGGTCGCCGGCGGTCCGGACGGCGGCGTCCGGCCAGAAGCGCTGGTGCTGGAAGGGGTACGTGGGCAGGTCGACGCGGCGGGCGCCGGTGTCCTCGAAGGCCTTGGCCCAGTCGACGTCGGCGCCGTTCACCCAGGCTTCCGCGAGGGAGGTCAGCAGGCGGGGCAGGCCGCCCTCGTCGCGGCGCAGGGTGCCGACGGCGGCCACGTCCATCTCCGCGAGGCCGACGGCGAGGACGGGGTGCGGGCTCGATTCCACGAACAGCCGGTGCCCGTCGGCGACGGCGGCTGCGACGGCCTGCTCGAACAGGACGGTGTTGCGCAGGTTGCGGTACCAGTAGCCGCCGTCGAGCTCGGTGCCGTCCAGCAGTTCGCCCGTGAGGGTGGAGTACATGGGGATGTCCGCCCGTCGCGGGTCCAGGCCGCCGAGCAGGACGGCCAGTTCGGCCTCCAGCTTCTCCACGTGGGCGCAGTGTGAGGCGTACTCGACGGCGATGCGGCGGGCCCGGACGCCCTCGGCTTCCAGGGCGGTGACGAGCTCCTCGCAGGCGTCGGCGTCACCGGAGACCACGGTGGAGACCGGCCCGTTGACGGCGGCGACGGCGAGGCGGCCCTCGAAGGAGGCGGCGATCCGCGCCCCGGCGTCGGCCGCCGACAGGCTGACCGAGACCATGCCGCCGAGGCCGGCGATGGCGTCGATGGCCCGGCTGCGCAGCGCGACGACCTTCGCGGCGTCCTCCAGGGACAGCGCCCCGGCCACGCACGCGGCGGCGATCTCGCCCTGCGAGTGGCCGATCACGGCCGCCGGCCGGACCCCGTAGGACTTCCAGACCTCTGCCAGGGACACCATCACCGCGAAGAGGACCGGCTGGACGACGTCCACCCCTTCGAGGGCGTCGTCCGACCGCAGGACCTCCGTCAGGGACCAGTCCACGTACGGGGCGAGGGCTTCCTCGCACTCCGCGATCCGCGCCGCGAACACCGGCGACGAGCCGAGCAGCCCGGCGGCCATGCCGGCCCACTGCGAACCCTGACCCGGGAAGACGAACACGGCGTCCGAGGCCGTCGCCCGGCCGCGGACCACCCCCGGCACGTCACGGCCCTCGGCCAGGGCCGTCAGCATCTCGCCGGTGCCGGGGCCGAGGACGACGGCCCGGTGCTCCATGACCGCGCGCGTCGTCGCCAGCGACAGGCCCACGTCGACGGGCTCCGCCTCCGGCCGGCCGGCGAGGTACGCGCCGAGGCGCTCGGCCTGCTCGCGCACCGCGGCCTCGGAACGGGCCGAGAACACCCACGGAACGGCAGCCGGCGTCCTGCGCTCCCCGGCGGGCCCGGCCTCGACGGCCTCTGCCCCGGCGGCCCCCTCGGGGGCCTGCTCCAGCACGACGTGGGCGTTGGTGCCGCTCACCCCGAACGAGGACACTCCGGCGCGGCGCGGGCGGCCGGTGTCGGGCCAGTCCCGGGCGTCGCCGAGGAGTTCCACGGCGCCCGCGCTCCAGTCGACGTGCGGGGTCGGCTCCTCGACGTGGAGGGTCTTGGGCAGGACGCCGTGGCGCATCGCCCCGACCATCTTGATGACGCTCGCCACGCCGGCGGCGGACTGGGTGTGGCCGATGTTCGACTTCACCGAGCCGAGGTAGAGGGGCCGGCCGGCGGGGCGGCCCTGGCCGTAGGCGGCGAGCAGGGCGTCCGCCTCGATGGGGTCGCCGAGCGCGGTGCCCGTGCCGTGGGCCTCGACCACGTCGATCTGCTGCGGGGACAGGCCCGCGTCGTCCAGGGCGGCGCGGATGACGCGCTGCTGGGACGGCCCGTTGGGGGCGGTCAGGCCGTTGCTGGCGCCGTCCTGGTTGACGGCGGTGCCGCGGACCACCGCGAGGACGCGGTGCCCGTTGGCCTCGGCGTCCGACAGGCGTTCCACGACCAGCAGGCCCACCCCTTCGGACATGCCCATGCCGTCGGCGTCGGCGGAGAACGCCTTCGAGCGGCCGTCGGCGGCCAGACCGCGCTGACGGGAGAACTCGACGTAGCGGCGCGGGGTCGACATGACGCAGACGCCGCCGACGAGGGCGAGGGTGCACTCCCCGCCGCGCAGCGCCCGGGCGGCGAGGTGGAGGGCGACCAGCGACGACGAGCACGCCGTGTCGACGGTCACCGCGGGGCCTTCGAGCCCCAGGGTGTAGGAGAGGCGGCCGGACATGACACTGCCGGTGCTGCCGATGCCCCGGTAGCCCTCGGTGCCCTCGGGCGGATCGGCGAGGAGGGCCGCGTAGTCCTGGCCGTTGGTGCCCACGTACACGCCCGTGCGGCTGCCGCGCAGCGACGCCGGGTCGATCCCGGCCCGCTCGAACGCCTCCCAGGAGGTCTCCAGCAGCAGCCGCTGCTGCGGGTCCATGGCGAGGGCCTCGCGCCGGTTGATCCCGAAGAAGTCGGCGTCGAAGTCCGCCGCGTCGTGGAGGAAGCCGCCGCGGCTCACGTAGCTGTGGCCCTGGCGGTCCGGGTCGGGGTCGAAGAGGTCCTCGAGCGGCCACCCGCGTTCGGTGGGGAACCCGGAGGTGGCGTCGACGGCTTCGCTGACGAGGGTCCACAGGTCCTCGGGGGACCGCACGCCGCCCGGATAGCGGCAGCTCATGCCGACGATGGCCAGCGGCTCGTGCTGCCGGGCCTCCAGGTCGTGCAGGCGGCGGCGGGTGTGGCGCAGGTCGACGGTGACCCGCTTCAGGTAGTCGGCGAGCTTGTCTTCATTCGCCATGGGAGGTCCTCCGGGTGACTGTTCGGGCGGCGTGGACGCCGGTGCGGCGCGCGAGCGCCTCAGCGGTTTCCGAGTTCTTCGTCGATGAGCTCGAACAGCTCCTCGTGACTGGCGAGTTCGAGGTCGGCGTCGTCGACGGTGGCGGTGAGGGCCGGGGACGGGAGCGCCGTCGGCACGGCCTCGCCGCAGCGGCGCAGCAGGGACCGCAGGCGGTCGGCGAACCCGGCTCGGGCGTCGTCGGCCTCGCAGACGCCGGCGAGTACCGCTTCGAAGGCGTCCAGTGCCGACAGGCCGCGCGTGATGTCGTCGGCGGCTTCGTCCGGCAGGAGTTCGGCGCGCAGGTGCGCGACGAGCGCCGCCGGGGTCGGGTGGTCGAAGACGAGACCGGCGGGCAGGCGCAGGCCGGTGGCGGCGCCGAGCCGGTTGCGCAGGTCCACTCCGGTCACGGAGTCGAAGCCCAGGTTTTTGAAGGGCCGGCGGGCGTCGATGCCGTCGGCGTCCGCGTGGCCGAGTACGGCGGCCACCTGCCGGCGGACCAGCGCGGTCAGGGCCCGGTCGCGTTCCGCCTCGGGGAGGTCGGCCAGTTCGTCGCGCAGCGAGCGCTCCGGTGCGGCTCCCGTCTGCGGCGCGGCTGCCGTGGCCGTGGCGCTGGCGGGTCCGGTGGCGGCGCGGTGTGCGGCGAGGACCGGGTCGAGGAGCCGGCTGGGCCGGGTGGCGGTGAAGGCGACGGCGAAGCGCTCCCAGTCGACGTCGGCGACGACCGCGGCCGGCTCCTCGTGCTCGACGGTCCGGCGGAGTGCGGCCAGGGCCTGCCCGGCGTCCATGGGCGGGACGCCGTGCAGGGCCCGCAGCTGCGTCGCCTCCCGCTCCTGCGCGGTCGGCGCGGGGCCCTCCCAGGAGCCCAGCTGCACGCAGGTGGCGGGCAGCCCTCCGGCGCGGCGCCGGGTGGCGAGTGCCGCGAGATGGGCGTCGGCGGGGGCGAGCGCGCCCTGACCGGTCGCCCCGAGGGCGCCGGCGGTAGTGGCGCACAGGACGAACGCGTCGAGGTCCAGGCCCGCGGTGAGGGCGTCCAGGTGCCGGGCCGTGCGCACCGCCGGGGCGAGCGCCCCGGCCAGTGCCGCGGGCGTGAGTTCGTCCAGCGGAGCACGCAGGGCGAGCTGCGGGGCGTGCACGACGGCCGTCAGCGGGAGTTCGGCGGGCACGGCGGCCAGCAGCGCGGCGAGCGCGTCCCGGTCGGTGGTGTCGCAGTCCACGACGGACACGCGGGGGGTACCGCCCTCGGGGCCGGCGGCGGCGAGAGCGGCGAGCGCGCGCTCGCGGGCCGCGTCCCCGTCCACGGGGAGCAGCAGGTGCTCCGCGCCCCGCTCGGCGAGCCAGCGGACGACGTGCCCGCCGGTGACGCCGTCGGCGCCGGTGACCAGGACGGTCCCGGACGGGTTCCAGGCCCGTGCCGGGGTCTGGCCGGCGCGGGGCGCGGCGGGGACGATCCGGCGGGCGTGGAGGCCCGAGGGGCGCAGCGCCAGCCGGTCCTCGGCCGGGGCCCCGTCGTGGGAGGCGGCCAGGAGGCGGCCGAGCAGTTCGGTGCTCCGCGCGTCCGGGGCGGCCGGCAGGTCGAGGAGGCCGCCCCAGCGTGCGGCGTACTCCTGGGCGGCGACCTGTCCGAACCCCCAGACCAGGGCCTGGTCCGGGTCGGCGGTGTCCTCGGGGTCCACGGCCGTCGCGCCGCGCGTCAGGCACCACAGCGGGGCGTCGGCGCCGCTGTCGCCGAGGGCGTGGGCCAGGGCGGCCGTCGCCGCGAGTCCGGCGGGCAGGCCGGGGTGGGCGGGCGCCTCCCCGCCGGCCAGGGCCAGCAGGGACAGGACGCCCGCGGGGGCGAGGCCGCCGGTGTGCCGGGTGAGGTGGCGGGTGAGTGCGGCCCGGTCGAGTTCCCCTGCGGGTACGTCGATCCGTAGGACGTCGGCGCCCCGGGCGCCGAGTGCCCCGGCGCAGCCGGTGACCAGCGGGTCGCCGGCCGCGTCGGCGGGGACGACGAGGAGCCAGGTGCCCGGCAGGAGGCCGTCGGACGGGTCGGGCAGCGGTGTCCAGG
Proteins encoded in this window:
- a CDS encoding type I polyketide synthase, giving the protein MANEDKLADYLKRVTVDLRHTRRRLHDLEARQHEPLAIVGMSCRYPGGVRSPEDLWTLVSEAVDATSGFPTERGWPLEDLFDPDPDRQGHSYVSRGGFLHDAADFDADFFGINRREALAMDPQQRLLLETSWEAFERAGIDPASLRGSRTGVYVGTNGQDYAALLADPPEGTEGYRGIGSTGSVMSGRLSYTLGLEGPAVTVDTACSSSLVALHLAARALRGGECTLALVGGVCVMSTPRRYVEFSRQRGLAADGRSKAFSADADGMGMSEGVGLLVVERLSDAEANGHRVLAVVRGTAVNQDGASNGLTAPNGPSQQRVIRAALDDAGLSPQQIDVVEAHGTGTALGDPIEADALLAAYGQGRPAGRPLYLGSVKSNIGHTQSAAGVASVIKMVGAMRHGVLPKTLHVEEPTPHVDWSAGAVELLGDARDWPDTGRPRRAGVSSFGVSGTNAHVVLEQAPEGAAGAEAVEAGPAGERRTPAAVPWVFSARSEAAVREQAERLGAYLAGRPEAEPVDVGLSLATTRAVMEHRAVVLGPGTGEMLTALAEGRDVPGVVRGRATASDAVFVFPGQGSQWAGMAAGLLGSSPVFAARIAECEEALAPYVDWSLTEVLRSDDALEGVDVVQPVLFAVMVSLAEVWKSYGVRPAAVIGHSQGEIAAACVAGALSLEDAAKVVALRSRAIDAIAGLGGMVSVSLSAADAGARIAASFEGRLAVAAVNGPVSTVVSGDADACEELVTALEAEGVRARRIAVEYASHCAHVEKLEAELAVLLGGLDPRRADIPMYSTLTGELLDGTELDGGYWYRNLRNTVLFEQAVAAAVADGHRLFVESSPHPVLAVGLAEMDVAAVGTLRRDEGGLPRLLTSLAEAWVNGADVDWAKAFEDTGARRVDLPTYPFQHQRFWPDAAVRTAGDLSAAGLSACAHPMLGAVVTRAGGDDVLFTGRVARDTHPWLADHAVSGTALLPGTAYVELALHAAHQVGCGRVEELTLEAPMLLPEDTGLRLQVTVAAPDATGRRTMELYSRPEDDGPAGWTRHASGVLAPEAPEAPEAPGTDLADWPPAAAEPVDVCGIYDTFTALGYDYGPAFQGLRRAWRLGDEVYAEVALPDGETSGAAAFGVHPALLDAALQARRVSLGDGPDAPGVRLPFALHDVALYAVGAAALRVRITPAGPDSVSLLVADVTGAPVASIGTFVSRPVPAGELNAARRTRTDDVHALAWRELAVEPAATGPRPAVAVLGGTATPGADTHPDLDALHAAVKDGYPVPDLVLVDHTGDGPAPTTPDTVRSALQGALATVQQWLGEERFDDARLVFVTRGAVAAGDHEDVTDLTRAALWGLIRSAQSEAPGRIVLLDHDGTPESDRALVDTLLTGEPQLALRRGTAHQPALAPVDPADALAVPAGTTAWRLDTVKEGTLDDLRLLPCPAAEAPLAPHEVRIAVRAAGLNFRDVLIALGMYPDEALMGTEGAGVVVETGSAVTDLAPGDRVTGLLTGAVGPLAVTDRRRVAPVPDGWSFAQAAAVPVVFLTAYHALVDVARLQPGESVLVHAAAGGVGMAATQLAHHLGATVHGTASPAKWDTLRALGLPDERIASSRTADFEQRFATGDRPGVDVVLNSLAGELTDASLRLLRPGGRFVEIGKTDLRDPGRLAADHPHLTYHPLDLGDVDPDRIQRMLTEILDLFARGHLTHLPLRAWDVRQAREAFRHVAQAKHIGKNVFTVPAAPDPDGTVLITGGTGTLARHLARHLVAEHGVRHLLLAGRRGPQAPDAAETVSELTALGAEVTVAACDVADRDALAALLASVPAEHPLTGVVHTAGVLDDGTVTALTDRQVGAVLRPKADAAIHLHELTAGLDLSMFVLFSSVSGTFGGLAQANYAAANAFLDALARHRAVRGLPALSLAWGLWAQASGLTGHLGAADAQRMARRGLAPFATEQGLAAFDAAAATGRPALVPARIDTSALRADDPALPAVLRELARATGSAGRLRNAAQTAATPADTAAGLRERLTGLTGPERARLLGSLVCGQAAVVLGHSDPAAIEPTRGFLDLGFDSLTAVEFRNRLNAATGLRLSATLVFDHPTPAHLAGHLDERLAPEGSGTPEGTAAVEAELERLEAMLLPLDTEDEASHRITARLETLLFKWRDKHGAGTATSLVEDAIETASDDEIFDLIDEELGLS